TCACACATGGTTTGTGTTTGCACTGTAGACATCTTTTTGCCTCCGCGATTGCCTCTTCCTTTGTGTATCCAAGGGCAACCTCCTCGAAGCTGTTGACTCTCTCCGAAGGGTCGAGCTCCCTCATTCTTACTTTGAACTTCTCAGCCATCCTTCTCACCCAATTCACGTACGTATTTCTCAAGAGCAACCCGTTCCTCTTCCCTGTACTGATACTGCCTCTTGATCAGCTCGTCCCAGTTGACCAATCTGCCGTCAAACTCCGGTCCATGAACGCAGGCGAACTTCATCTCGCCTCCAACCTCGGCCCTGCAGGCGCCGCACATTCCCGTGCCGTCCACCATTATCGGATTGAGAGACACCCAGCAAGGTATGTCATTCTGGGAAGCGAGAAGAGAGACGAACTTCATCATTACCATCGGACCGATTGCCCATATCGTGACCGGTGAATAATCTGCTATTACTTCTTTGAGGGGGTTCGTTACGGTTCCCTTGATTCCCGCAGAGCCGTCATCTGTAGAGAGGTAAAGCCTGTCAAGAAAGGGCCTGAACTCGTCCACCATGATCAGATGATCTTTGTTAGCCGCACCCAGTATACCGATTACCTCGTTTCCGGCAGCTTTAAGCGCCCTTGCAACAGGAAACAAAGGAGCTATTCCCACTCCTCCGCCAACAACACAGACCGTTCCAAGTTTCTCGATCTCACTGGGATTTCCAAGAGGACCAACTATATCGCTTACGGATTCTCCCTCGTTCATTGCACAAAGTTTATAGGTGCTTTTCCCAACGGCCTTCACTATTACCCTTACCCTGTCTTTTTCTGCCGATGCTATCGTGAGAGGAATCCTCTCACCAAACTCGTCTATCCTTATTATCAGGAACTGACCGGGTTTTGCATATCTGTAGATATCTGGATGAGAAAGCCAGATATCATACGTATCGGGAGCGATTCTTTTCTTCGAGAGAACTGCGTACATTCAATCACCTCATTTTAATGATAGCAGAATCCTGATCACAATATAGAAGTTATTAAACCTAACCACATCTCTGAAGCGGGGTGATCCAGTAA
The sequence above is a segment of the Mesotoga sp. BH458_6_3_2_1 genome. Coding sequences within it:
- a CDS encoding sulfide/dihydroorotate dehydrogenase-like FAD/NAD-binding protein; its protein translation is MYAVLSKKRIAPDTYDIWLSHPDIYRYAKPGQFLIIRIDEFGERIPLTIASAEKDRVRVIVKAVGKSTYKLCAMNEGESVSDIVGPLGNPSEIEKLGTVCVVGGGVGIAPLFPVARALKAAGNEVIGILGAANKDHLIMVDEFRPFLDRLYLSTDDGSAGIKGTVTNPLKEVIADYSPVTIWAIGPMVMMKFVSLLASQNDIPCWVSLNPIMVDGTGMCGACRAEVGGEMKFACVHGPEFDGRLVNWDELIKRQYQYREEERVALEKYVRELGEKDG